One genomic segment of Bacteroides caccae includes these proteins:
- a CDS encoding restriction endonuclease subunit S: MSRVKFGDVVKDVKINIDRLNNPYEYYVAGDHMDSEDLTIHRKGCFTTDDVGPAFIRVFKPGQILYGSRRTYLKKIAVADFEGVCANTTFVFETKDPHAFEQRLLPFIMLSKDFTTWSIAKSKGSTNPYVLFSDLADFEFELPPLEEQKVLVDKLWAAYRLKEAYKKLLVATDEMVKSQFIEMYYNTHNKQTLESVCPIMNKGITPKYVESSSVLVINQACIHWDGQRLGNIKYHNEEIPVRKRILESGDVLLNATGNGTLGRCCVFICPSDNNTYINDGHVIALSTDRAVILPEVLNTYLSLNDTQAEIYRQYVTGSTNQVDIVFSDIKKMKVPVPSMDEQILFVEVLTQADKSKFELKQCIENIDKVIKSLING; encoded by the coding sequence ATGAGTAGGGTAAAGTTTGGAGATGTCGTTAAAGATGTGAAGATAAATATAGATCGTCTAAATAATCCGTATGAATACTATGTTGCAGGCGATCATATGGATTCGGAGGATTTAACCATACATAGGAAAGGATGTTTTACAACAGATGATGTTGGACCTGCTTTTATTCGTGTATTTAAACCAGGTCAGATTTTGTATGGTTCAAGAAGAACATATCTAAAGAAAATAGCAGTTGCTGATTTTGAAGGAGTATGTGCTAATACTACTTTTGTTTTTGAAACGAAAGATCCTCATGCATTTGAGCAACGTTTGTTGCCGTTCATTATGCTATCAAAGGATTTTACGACTTGGTCGATAGCTAAATCAAAAGGTTCTACAAATCCTTATGTGTTATTTTCTGATTTGGCTGATTTTGAGTTTGAATTACCTCCATTAGAGGAACAAAAAGTTCTTGTTGATAAATTATGGGCAGCCTATCGATTGAAGGAGGCTTATAAGAAACTACTTGTTGCCACTGATGAAATGGTGAAATCGCAATTTATCGAGATGTATTATAATACTCATAATAAGCAAACCCTTGAATCGGTTTGTCCAATCATGAATAAGGGGATAACGCCAAAATATGTTGAATCTTCTTCTGTCTTAGTGATTAATCAAGCATGTATCCATTGGGATGGTCAACGTTTGGGTAATATAAAATACCACAACGAGGAAATCCCAGTTAGGAAGAGAATACTTGAATCAGGAGATGTTCTCTTGAATGCAACTGGAAATGGTACTCTTGGACGATGTTGTGTATTTATTTGTCCTTCAGACAATAATACCTACATAAATGATGGACATGTGATTGCCTTGTCAACAGATAGAGCAGTGATTCTTCCAGAAGTGCTTAATACATACCTTTCTTTAAATGATACGCAAGCAGAAATATACAGGCAATATGTAACTGGTTCTACAAATCAAGTTGATATCGTATTCTCAGATATCAAGAAAATGAAAGTTCCTGTTCCTAGTATGGATGAACAAATCTTGTTTGTTGAGGTCCTCACACAAGCCGATAAATCAAAATTTGAGTTGAAGCAGTGTATTGAAAATATCGATAAAGTCATAAAGAGTTTAATAAACGGATAG
- the xerA gene encoding site-specific tyrosine recombinase/integron integrase produces MIENLINDIEQAMLGVLNNEQMSQLRKVLDYAFRDINVSSKNNEECSGNSELIDSFLSAKRVEGCSDKSMHYYRSTLNNAIRKIEKNIRHITTDDLRNYLNDYQQTSGATKVTVDNIRRILSSFFSWLEDEDYIVKSPVRRIHKVKVGKTVKETYSDEALEQMRDHCEGIRDLALIDLLASTGMRVGELVKLNRNDIDFENRECIVTGKGDKQRRVYFDARTKIHLQRYLAERIDDNPALFVSLLAPYDRLQISGVEIRLRRLGRELNIPKVHPHKFRRTLATMAIDKGMPIEQVQHLLGHQSLDTTLQYAMVNQTNVKMSHRKFIG; encoded by the coding sequence ATGATAGAGAATCTGATTAATGACATAGAGCAGGCTATGCTGGGAGTTTTAAACAATGAGCAAATGAGTCAATTACGAAAGGTGCTAGATTATGCCTTTCGTGATATCAACGTGTCGTCTAAGAACAATGAAGAGTGCAGTGGTAATAGTGAATTAATAGATAGTTTTTTGTCGGCTAAACGAGTCGAAGGTTGTTCGGATAAGTCGATGCACTATTATCGAAGTACATTAAATAATGCTATCAGGAAAATAGAAAAAAATATTCGCCATATCACTACTGATGACTTGCGTAATTACTTAAATGATTATCAGCAGACAAGCGGTGCTACAAAGGTTACGGTAGACAATATACGTCGCATTTTGTCAAGTTTCTTTTCATGGCTTGAGGATGAGGATTATATTGTGAAGAGTCCGGTACGTCGGATTCATAAAGTAAAAGTCGGAAAAACAGTCAAAGAAACATACTCCGATGAAGCGTTAGAACAAATGCGTGACCATTGCGAAGGTATTCGCGATTTAGCCTTGATTGATTTGTTGGCCTCTACTGGTATGCGTGTCGGGGAGTTGGTCAAACTCAATCGGAACGATATAGACTTTGAAAACCGGGAATGCATCGTTACCGGTAAAGGAGATAAGCAACGTCGAGTTTATTTCGATGCTCGTACAAAGATACATTTACAACGTTATTTGGCAGAACGGATAGATGACAATCCTGCCCTGTTTGTTTCATTATTAGCACCTTACGATCGCTTACAGATAAGTGGTGTGGAAATACGTTTACGTCGTTTGGGGCGTGAATTGAATATTCCTAAGGTGCATCCTCATAAATTTCGCCGTACGTTGGCGACAATGGCGATAGATAAAGGTATGCCTATAGAGCAGGTCCAGCATCTCTTAGGGCATCAAAGTCTTGATACAACATTGCAATATGCTATGGTGAATCAGACAAATGTAAAAATGTCTCACCGTAAATTTATTGGTTAG
- a CDS encoding restriction endonuclease subunit S, with amino-acid sequence MSQFIEMFKEKGYPLRMLKSFADVSTGGTPSKANLEYWNGDKPWVSAEDMKNKYVYDTCEKVTEAGYATCKIIPVDTLMYVCRGSIGVMAINKIECATNQSICRAKCHDNVCNVEFLYHALMYQKDNIKKMGTGTSFKSLNQTSFSELKIELPPYNEQMKFVSIAQQADKSKFGDFKSQFIEMFGNPLSLNQKNELKRLGECCILNPRRPNIALCDTDKVSFIPMPAVSEDGYLVDMTDEEYGKVKKGFTYFENNDVLFAKITPCMENGKGAIVHGLTNGIGMGSTEFHVLRPINGISSPYWLLALTRMPIFRERAAKNMSGTGGQKRVSASYLDHFMVGLPAMEEQRRFEAIYRQADKSESVIQKALVYLNDIQSDELGKIA; translated from the coding sequence ATGTCGCAATTTATCGAGATGTTCAAAGAGAAGGGGTATCCTTTGAGAATGCTAAAATCGTTTGCTGATGTATCCACTGGAGGTACGCCTTCTAAGGCAAATCTTGAATATTGGAATGGAGATAAGCCATGGGTATCTGCAGAGGACATGAAAAATAAGTATGTATATGACACTTGCGAGAAGGTCACAGAAGCCGGATATGCTACATGCAAGATTATCCCAGTAGATACCTTGATGTATGTATGTCGAGGTAGTATCGGAGTAATGGCAATCAATAAGATAGAATGTGCAACCAATCAGTCTATATGTAGAGCAAAGTGCCACGATAACGTATGTAACGTAGAGTTTCTTTATCATGCTTTAATGTATCAAAAAGACAACATTAAGAAAATGGGGACTGGCACATCATTCAAATCATTGAATCAAACTTCATTCTCTGAATTGAAAATAGAATTGCCCCCTTACAATGAACAGATGAAGTTTGTAAGCATTGCTCAACAGGCCGATAAATCAAAATTTGGCGACTTCAAATCGCAATTTATCGAGATGTTTGGGAATCCTCTTTCTTTAAATCAGAAGAATGAGTTGAAAAGATTAGGAGAATGTTGTATTCTAAATCCAAGACGTCCTAACATTGCTCTTTGCGACACCGATAAAGTCTCTTTTATTCCTATGCCGGCGGTAAGTGAGGATGGATATTTGGTAGATATGACTGACGAAGAATATGGAAAAGTAAAAAAAGGCTTTACATATTTTGAGAATAATGATGTCTTGTTTGCCAAAATTACACCTTGTATGGAGAATGGCAAAGGAGCTATTGTACATGGACTTACAAATGGTATAGGAATGGGATCTACAGAATTTCATGTATTGCGGCCAATTAACGGAATATCTAGTCCCTATTGGCTGTTAGCATTAACACGAATGCCTATATTTCGTGAGCGTGCTGCAAAAAATATGTCTGGAACAGGCGGGCAGAAAAGAGTTAGTGCTTCATATCTGGACCATTTTATGGTTGGATTGCCTGCGATGGAGGAACAAAGGCGTTTTGAAGCAATATATAGACAAGCCGACAAATCAGAATCTGTCATTCAAAAAGCTTTAGTATATTTGAATGACATACAGAGTGACGAATTAGGGAAAATCGCTTAA